The region ACTTTACATGTGCTGTCAGCACTGATTTATTCATAGTTCTCCCATGACTGTCAAGTGTTGTCCAGTGAAGATGTGTTTTACTTGTTTAATGCTACAGAGTACATATACTATACATCTACACCAACCTACTATGACATTAGCCAGAAatcataataaatgtattaatttaagttacaaaaaaaaaagaaattacaagTCCagtaatgggcggcacggtgacgcagcaggtagtgtcgcagtcacacagctccaggggcctggaggttgtgggttcgattccagctccgggtgactgtctgtgaggagttggtgtgttctccccgtgtccgcgtgggtttcctccgggtgctccggtttcctcccacagtccaaaaacacacgttgcaggtggattggcgactcgaaagtgtccgtaggtgtgagtgtgtgagtgaatgtgtgtgtgtctgtgttgccctgtgagggactggcgtcccctccagggtgtattcccgccttgcgcccaatgattccaggtaggctctggaccccccgcgaccctaaattggataagcggttacagataatggatggatggatggaagtccAGTAATGGttgcatggtggcgcagcaagtgTCGCTCTTTACAgctctgctccaggtgactgtctgtgagtgtggtgtgttctccctgtgtctgcgtgggattcctcctggtgactgtctgtgaggagtgtggtgtgttctccctgtgtctgcgtgggtttcgtccgggtgactgtctgtgaggagtgtggtgtgttctccctgtgtctgcgtgggtttcctcctggtgactgtctgtgaggagtgtggtgtgttctccctgtgtctgcgtgggtttcctccgggtgactatctgtgaggagtgtggtgtgttctccctgtgtctgcgtgggtttcctccgggtgactgtctgtgaggagtgtggtgtgttctccctgtgtctgcgagggtttcctcctggtgactgtctgtgaggagtgtggtgtgttctccctgtgtctgcgtgggtttcctccgggtgactgtctgtgaggagtgtggtgtgttctccctgtgtctgcgagggtttcctcctggtgactctgtgaggagtgtggtgtgttctccctgtgtctgcgtgggtttcctccaggtgactgtctgtgaggagtgaggtgtgttctccctgtgtctgcatgggtttcctcccacgctccaataACACGCGTCGGTAGgtcgattggcgactcaaaagtgtccgtgggtgtgagtgtgtgagtgaatgtgtgagtgtgtgccgccCTGTCAAGGACTGACGCACCCCTCAGTatgtgttccctccttgtgacccaccgctgccctgaactggataagcgcctacagacaatgaatgaattaatccaTGTCACAGTAATTGTTAAGTAAGGGATAGAGTTTGATGGGATAAGGTTTTTCTAACATTATTTTACACAGGAAAATGAActcttcatttaattttttaagaAAAATTTTCAGACACATGAGCCATGTTATTAAACCAGACTAGGGTAATTTGGCAAAAACGACAGCACTTTtaagtcatttattcattggaCACTATTAAAATGCATTGGTTTTGAACGGTGCGTGACACACCTGGAGCCACCCTCTGAGCCCAGGGACCATTCTGGGGCTTTAGGtttcttgctcaagggcactttaaACATGGATGTTTCTTTCGTTGATGGGGATTGAACCAATGACCTTCCGGTCCCAAGCCTTCATCTCTAATGTACCCAAGGTGCAAAATCACAGGGGACACTAGGGGTCCAAGACCCTCTATTAACACTTTGGGCCCCTAAAAAGAAACTTAAACAAACATATTCTAGTGTTATGGTATCTGTTAACTCTACTGAGTTTATGATaaacgaatgaataaataatgtaatgCAATGTCacgtaatgttttaaaaattatcaacttaattatttaacattaaaaatataaaaaatatttttcgcTCTTACTTTGCATTGCCAGCTGTGAAACATGAGAGAGGCAGTGTGGTAATTTGGAGTCTAGGAAATGTAGAGGAGAAGACTTTTACAGATTTTGTGACAAATGGTGTGTGATGCTTTGCTTACTCAGTACATTTTAGTAAATAATTGTTGTATCTATGTGAACTAGCAGATTTttgggataaaaaaaaacacattaattaaTGCTTGGCTTAAATGAATATAAGCAGCTGCTTTAAACAATAATCAGATGGAACTTAAAGTGATCTAATTCTTTTGCATTTATTGGTCATTTCAGGAAATTCCCCTTACCATAGGTGCATTTTAgagttctacaattataacCTGTATTCAATCTGTATATGTTTCATCCATCCCCCACCCTCCCCCTATTCTTCAGTAGTcatgacccccacaggaccactgtgatggtaaaatggacaatgtgtgaATTAAGCTGAAAGTTGGTCTGGGTATAATGCAGTAATAGAAATTACTGTTGTATTTAGAATAATAACGAGGAAGAGCAAAAACTGTTCTGAATAAAGAAGTCAAATGAGAGACATTTAGATTTTTTCAAGTTTAATTGCACTTAAGTTTTTGTACTGGACATCGGTGTATGGTGTTGCCTTGCATGAAGAAACAGCAGAATTAGTTTTTAGCCATGGTATCTTTGAGCCACTTGGTGAGCATGCAAACCTGGAGAGAGAACAAAAAGTTGAATGAAAATGCTTTTAATCTacatcattgtttatttttaatacctGTATTTAATAACTATTTTGAAAGACTGTGCAACCAATCATATTATAACAGACATGGCTTTTACCTTGGCGTAAACACCGGGGTTGCCCTTCTCCGCACAGCCATATCCCCAGGACACAACGCCCTGCAGCTCACCGTTGCACACCACGGGACCACCAGAGTCGCCCTGATTACAAATTGAGAAATGCTTGTATTATTGCAGTGCCATAAGACAAATTATTGTCATTAACATTTGCAAATGCataaaaatacaacacatttCTTGTTTGATATATTGGTTTTGTTAAAGCATGTTCTCCGTGTATCTCTCTGTCTAAGTTGTTAGGTACCTGGCAAGAGTCTTTGCCACCCTCCAGGAAGCCAGCACAGAACATGGTGTTGGTGATCATGCCGGGGTAGGAGTTTTGACAATCCTTAGTTGCGATGATAGGGAGGTCCAGACACTGCAGTTTGTTGGAGTCAGCTACGTAGTTgtagagttaaaaaaaataaaaaaaacagaatgaagAAAGATATTCATGAGCAGAaattcactctgtccaaatgcAATATtgtgttgctgtttttttttttttttttggcacatTACTCAAGCACAGTGTAATTATACCCTGACTAAATGGAACATGTCCTCCATAAGTAAACCTGAAGCATACAATTATTATGCTGGTATTTATAAAGAAATCTTTTGAATTTTTGAGGAAAGACATGAGGAAAGGGCCATTATTTGTGCTCATTCAAGATGGACAGGACTCAGATGTTGTGTTTCTATATACATCCTTGTCTTTTGCTTTATGAATCTTTGCATTTTTAatccaaactttttttttttttacaaatgtaaaGCTCTTTGTCGTCCGGcaaaagactggcgccccctacagggtgtgttcctgccttgcgccctgcGTTTCCCGGTAGCCTCCacacccaccacgaccctgaactggagctTTTAGTTGTATAATCACACTAACAGGGAttcttttaaactgtttttgatTCAAATCTCCTGTTGTTATAGAACATGTTAATCACCacttatattgtttttataataaagCCTGTTAGTTTGTGTCCTAAGGGGAGCTCCCAAAATTCTCTCTGATTAATTGATCTTTGACTATGATTCTGTACTCACCGGAGCTCATGGTGTTTCCCCATCCAGAAACTCTGCACCAGGTACCAGCAGCAGCACAGTTCTCAGGCAGAGCCACAGTCTGCACGTACTGGTTGAGGCGGGCAGGCTGGCTCAGTTTGATGAGCATGATGTCACTGTCCAGGGTCCAGGAGCTAAAGTTAGGGTTTCTGATGACTTTAGCAGAGGTGATGAACTGCTCAGTGTTCTCATTAACCTGGATGTTGTGCTCACCCAAACGAACTTGAATAGAACTACAAGGTAGATAGGATTGGTGTTAGATTCACATAGTTCCCAGTTCACACAGATCAGTTTACAACCCCAGTGACCACTCTATTAACTTTCCTTCAAATCACTTACGACTTGTAGCAGTGAGCAGCAGACACGACCCAGTCCTGGCTAACCAGAGATCCGCCACAGAAGTGATAGCCAGCGTTCAGAGACACTTGCCAGGGCTGGGAGTAGGGTGTGCACTCATACCCTCCGACGATCTTGTCGTCCTCCTGAGCAACTGCACACAGCAAAAATGACTGTAAACCAGACTGTGTAGTATATGTGTACCTATGTCTGAATGTTGAATTAGTCCATAATCTTCACTCTCTCAAATAAACTTGTACTTACAAACAGCTCCAACAAGCAAGAGCAGGACCAGAGACCTCATGATCAGGCTGTATGATCACCTTGGATGCATACCTGCACTTCTCCATCCTATTTATGCAGACCAGCACTAACTTACAGACCAATCAACAGGCAGGGCCTAAAAATAACCTAAGGCCTGATAGCTAAAACCGTAAATGAACaaacactgtgttttttttttatgaatatttgCAATATTTAATTGGGGAACTATATCACTATCCCATCATCTGTCACTAAAATATAGTATATTACATCAACccatcatttattattttatattatcatCATATATAGTCTATAAATAGGCTGTAAATGTTATGGCACATGTACAAAAGTTCATGGTATATTATAAAAAGCAACATTTAGCTCACTATTGTCATTGAGACAGTATGtctctgtaaatgtataaatgtctatatttctctttataaatacattagaGTATAGAGTCATTGCAGTATACGCTGTCAGTCAGTGTCTAAATAAAACAACCTAATGATCATCTCCTGTAACACCACGAATCAAAATGTTCTTAGAAAGTGTCAGATAATGTCCCCATCTAGCACTTACTATATACTATTTATTTAAGACCGCTAAAGCTCTCTAAGTACCTTTCCACTGTGTGTAATAAGTATTTCTTAAACACTGCTGAATCCAATAAACACCTGTGCTTCTGAGCACAATTCTAAATGCATCTGATTATTAGCTGGTGTTTGCTGatcaaaataaaaactgaaaagaCTTCAACTGAAGGGCCATGAAataattgattcattcattaactgatGTTTTTAATCCCTATTGGCTAATGGAGATAAAAGaacgtggtgtgtgtgtgtgacaggacTGCATGGTTCCACTTGTGGCTCTGAGCCTGTAATCTCCATAACCTTGAGTTGGTGTTCCAGTGGGAACCCCCCCAGACTTTTGGCAGATGGTGTTCTTCTCACCCTCTCATTTTGTGCACTGGTTTTCAATGTAATGCAAAAAGTGATATAGCATTTTTGATGaggatatatttaaaaaaacaaaggaagTAAGTAAAGCACGTCCAATTTGTGTAAAATTCTATGTCATTACACCGGCCCATGATTTACTTAAATAAAGAATACGAATATATGATGTTTAAAACAtagtaatataaacaaaatagttTTAGATCAGagtgattatttaaaaaacggCAAGAGCGTGCAAAGCTgtcatattctggtttgtttaacacttttttgtttactacataattccatatttgTTTCTTCATAGTTTTATTGTCTCCTGTATTCACATACAATATGGAAAGTGACTGGttctgtacattcacaacatgtggaaaacggcccaaaacaaaggaaacccttcctgagtgggcgtgtccaaacatttgactgttaatatatatatatatatatatatgtgtgtgtgtgtgtgtgtgttgtgtgtgtgtgtgtgtgtgtgtgtgtgtgtgtgagggagagagagagagagagagagagagagagagtgaatgagaaaATCAAAAGCTGTGAGgtgcttacatttaaataatatttattt is a window of Hoplias malabaricus isolate fHopMal1 chromosome 1, fHopMal1.hap1, whole genome shotgun sequence DNA encoding:
- the LOC136701942 gene encoding trypsin-2-like isoform X2; the protein is MRSLVLLLLVGAVFAQEDDKIVGGYECTPYSQPWQVSLNAGYHFCGGSLVSQDWVVSAAHCYKSSIQVRLGEHNIQVNENTEQFITSAKVIRNPNFSSWTLDSDIMLIKLSQPARLNQYVQTVALPENCAAAGTWCRVSGWGNTMSSADSNKLQCLDLPIIATKDCQNSYPGMITNTMFCAGFLEGGKDSCQGDSGGPVVCNGELQGVVSWGYGCAEKGNPGVYAKVCMLTKWLKDTMAKN
- the LOC136701942 gene encoding trypsin-2-like isoform X1, with amino-acid sequence MRSLVLLLLVGAVFAQEDDKIVGGYECTPYSQPWQVSLNAGYHFCGGSLVSQDWVVSAAHCYKSSIQVRLGEHNIQVNENTEQFITSAKVIRNPNFSSWTLDSDIMLIKLSQPARLNQYVQTVALPENCAAAGTWCRVSGWGNTMSSGEYRSNKLQCLDLPIIATKDCQNSYPGMITNTMFCAGFLEGGKDSCQGDSGGPVVCNGELQGVVSWGYGCAEKGNPGVYAKVCMLTKWLKDTMAKN
- the LOC136701942 gene encoding trypsin-2-like isoform X3 produces the protein MRSLVLLLLVGAVFAQEDDKIVGGYECTPYSQPWQVSLNAGYHFCGGSLVSQDWVVSAAHCYKSSIQVRLGEHNIQVNENTEQFITSAKVIRNPNFSSWTLDSDIMLIKLSQPARLNQYVQTVALPENCAAAGTWCRVSGWGNTMSSADSNKLQCLDLPIIATKDCQNSYPGMITNTMFCAGFLEGGKDSCQGDSGGPVVCNGELQGVVSWGYGCAEKGNPGVYAKVCIISQWLEDTMTMN